One window of Natronomonas salsuginis genomic DNA carries:
- a CDS encoding methyltransferase family protein, with the protein MPVITTSLFGLGLLSGGILLGGVLVSIWSQSHRFWPHGTRNWTFWLSWTAWVVYVGSLFGVAYLDLWRWYRPSILIQMISFLLLLVGAAVSLWAVWRLGFHESAGLEGQLNTDGPYQYSRNPQYVSYIAMLVGGAVLAGSWMTAVLALLGIVWFLLAPLAEEPWLREQYGEVYETYRESVPRFIGRPNQRQKPQERTNTSRRDDP; encoded by the coding sequence ATGCCCGTCATCACGACATCGCTGTTCGGTCTAGGACTCCTGTCTGGAGGGATACTTCTCGGTGGAGTTCTCGTGAGCATCTGGAGCCAGTCTCACCGGTTCTGGCCCCACGGCACCCGCAACTGGACGTTCTGGCTCAGCTGGACTGCCTGGGTCGTCTACGTCGGCAGTCTGTTCGGAGTTGCGTATCTCGACTTGTGGAGATGGTACCGGCCGTCGATACTGATTCAGATGATCAGTTTCCTGTTGCTCTTGGTCGGTGCCGCCGTCTCGCTCTGGGCTGTGTGGCGGCTCGGATTCCACGAGAGTGCCGGTCTCGAAGGGCAGTTGAACACCGATGGACCGTATCAGTATTCCCGGAATCCACAGTACGTCAGCTACATCGCGATGCTCGTCGGCGGAGCGGTTCTCGCCGGGTCCTGGATGACGGCGGTACTCGCCCTGCTTGGAATCGTCTGGTTCCTGCTGGCACCACTCGCGGAGGAACCGTGGCTCCGAGAACAGTACGGAGAGGTATACGAAACGTACCGCGAGTCAGTTCCCAGATTCATCGGTCGGCCGAACCAGCGACAAAAACCACAGGAACGCACCAACACCTCACGGAGAGATGATCCATGA
- a CDS encoding DUF63 family protein — protein MSTVTQRVETVLPDTGTREWWALYLLAPVVLIGAALLAFPTLVYDRFVWQYLWGPVVADAASQPVTHEGIRAVRGYNAVNMVTYLGAVVYSLPGLRAYLNHLGVTFDARLAYGFAPIIVAGGAMRALEDIGLLGDYAVWFITPSIYFVVTGVTVFALGLGTLVRDRGIGSIPATVGVVGTVWAVSAVGWALWYGLSTATPLRLWVPVATTGIALTVTALYYWGTSFVDVAHLRHPLFLLAVFGQTWDAAQNLIGVTFLGYSPKLVITNFVYQATGFSGSTFVLKLLVTGGIVWYLADAKDEMNHTWWWLMTFFIGAIGLPMGVRGSLRMMLGV, from the coding sequence GTGAGCACTGTCACACAGCGCGTCGAAACCGTCCTCCCCGACACGGGGACTCGTGAGTGGTGGGCGCTGTATCTGCTTGCCCCGGTCGTCCTCATCGGCGCAGCCCTCCTCGCATTCCCAACGCTCGTCTACGATCGGTTCGTCTGGCAGTATCTCTGGGGGCCGGTCGTCGCCGACGCCGCCAGCCAGCCGGTCACGCACGAGGGGATACGGGCCGTCCGGGGGTATAATGCCGTGAACATGGTGACCTATCTCGGTGCAGTCGTGTACAGCCTTCCCGGCCTCCGAGCGTATCTCAACCACCTCGGTGTCACGTTCGACGCGCGACTCGCATACGGGTTCGCGCCGATAATCGTCGCCGGCGGGGCGATGCGTGCACTCGAGGACATCGGACTGCTCGGTGACTACGCGGTGTGGTTCATCACCCCGTCGATCTATTTCGTCGTCACAGGCGTCACAGTCTTCGCGCTCGGCCTTGGCACACTCGTGCGCGACAGAGGCATCGGATCCATCCCGGCGACGGTCGGCGTCGTCGGGACAGTCTGGGCCGTCAGCGCCGTCGGATGGGCACTCTGGTACGGACTCTCGACGGCGACCCCGCTTCGCCTGTGGGTCCCCGTCGCGACGACGGGAATCGCCCTCACCGTGACTGCTCTCTACTACTGGGGGACGAGCTTCGTCGACGTCGCACACCTCCGGCATCCACTCTTCCTGCTGGCCGTCTTCGGACAGACGTGGGACGCCGCACAGAACCTCATCGGCGTCACGTTCCTCGGCTACTCGCCGAAGCTGGTCATCACGAACTTCGTGTATCAAGCGACTGGCTTCTCCGGATCGACGTTCGTCCTCAAACTCCTCGTGACCGGCGGAATCGTCTGGTACCTTGCGGACGCGAAAGACGAGATGAACCACACCTGGTGGTGGCTCATGACGTTCTTCATCGGGGCGATCGGACTCCCGATGGGAGTCCGTGGGTCACTCCGGATGATGCTCGGTGTCTGA
- a CDS encoding DUF7123 family protein, with product MSNISRRAVHTYLVETADTEPTYLRARDIASDLNGSPKAVAQYLSQLQDDLADVSLEQWGRSKSTTWRVEVDES from the coding sequence ATGTCCAATATTTCACGTCGTGCGGTACACACATACCTCGTCGAGACGGCCGATACCGAGCCCACCTACCTCCGGGCGCGTGACATCGCCAGCGACCTCAACGGATCGCCGAAAGCCGTCGCACAGTATCTGAGCCAGCTTCAGGACGACCTCGCCGACGTCTCGCTCGAACAGTGGGGTCGGTCGAAGAGCACAACGTGGCGAGTCGAGGTGGACGAGTCGTGA
- a CDS encoding heavy metal translocating P-type ATPase yields MTSRTTHLDITGMTCANCSATVGDALESLDGVVEANANFATDEGSVEYDPDEVTLEEIYKAIEDAGYGAVSDTVTIGISDMTCANCVQTNETALENTPGVIAAEANFATDEAQVRYNPADTSLDALYDAIESAGYSPVREDGDDGDSGEDARDAARQAEIRKQLRLTLFGAVLSAPLLFFLIDNYLLGGAFVPETVFGVELGWVEFLLATPVQALLGWPFYKNSYNALVNNKRANMDVLIALGSTTAYVYSVAVLLEVIAGGLYFDTAALILVFITLGNYLEARSKGQAGEALRKLLEMEAETATVVDEDGNEEEIPLEDVKVGDRMKVRPGEQIPTDGVVVDGQSAVDESMVTGESVPVEKGEGDEVVGSTINENGVLVVEATKVGEDTALQQIVQTVKEAQSRQPDIQNLADRISAYFVPAVIVNAVLWSVVWFLFPEALAGFVDWLPLWGQVAGGPAAAGGTVSVFEFAIIVFASAVLIACPCALGLATPAATMVGTTIGAQNGVLFKGGDILERAKDVDTVVFDKTGTLTEGEMELTDVVVFDGDGQPVTDGGDPAADGGQLSARDRLSEDDVLRLAANAESGSEHPLARAIVEGAEDRGLDVTGPEDFENVPGHGIRATVGGSEVLVGNRKLLRDNDIDPTPAAETMERLENEGKTAMLIAVDGELVGVVADADTVKETAKDAVNALQERNVDVMMITGDNERTARAVAKQVGIDPANVRAEVLPEDKSDAVESIQAEGRQAMMVGDGVNDAPALAVAHVGTAIGSGTDVAIEAADVTLMRDDPLDVVKAIRISDATLQKIKQNLVWALGYNTSMIPLASLGLLQPVLAAAAMAFSSISVLSNSLLFRRYTPDHDYELLGKLR; encoded by the coding sequence ATGACAAGCCGAACAACCCATCTCGATATCACAGGGATGACCTGCGCCAACTGTTCGGCGACAGTTGGCGACGCGCTAGAGTCCCTCGACGGCGTCGTTGAGGCGAACGCGAACTTCGCCACCGACGAGGGCTCCGTCGAGTACGATCCTGACGAGGTAACGCTCGAAGAGATATACAAGGCGATCGAAGATGCCGGGTACGGGGCGGTGTCTGACACGGTGACTATCGGCATCTCCGATATGACCTGTGCCAACTGTGTACAGACCAATGAGACTGCCCTTGAGAACACGCCAGGTGTCATCGCAGCCGAGGCGAACTTCGCCACCGACGAAGCCCAAGTCCGGTACAATCCCGCGGACACGTCGCTGGATGCGCTCTACGATGCCATCGAGAGCGCGGGCTACTCGCCCGTCCGAGAGGACGGCGACGACGGCGACTCCGGTGAGGACGCGCGCGACGCCGCGCGGCAGGCCGAGATACGAAAACAGCTCCGACTGACACTGTTCGGGGCAGTCCTCTCTGCGCCGTTGCTGTTCTTCCTCATCGACAACTATCTTCTCGGCGGCGCCTTCGTCCCCGAGACCGTCTTCGGCGTGGAACTCGGTTGGGTCGAGTTTCTGCTCGCGACACCGGTGCAGGCGCTTCTCGGCTGGCCGTTCTACAAGAACTCGTACAATGCGCTGGTGAACAACAAGCGTGCCAACATGGACGTGCTGATCGCGCTGGGATCGACCACCGCCTACGTCTACTCCGTTGCTGTGCTACTCGAGGTGATCGCGGGCGGTCTGTACTTCGACACGGCGGCGCTTATCCTCGTGTTCATCACGCTGGGCAACTACCTCGAAGCCCGTTCGAAGGGACAGGCCGGTGAAGCACTCCGCAAGCTGCTGGAGATGGAGGCGGAGACGGCGACAGTCGTCGACGAAGACGGCAACGAAGAGGAGATTCCGCTCGAAGACGTCAAAGTCGGTGACCGGATGAAAGTCCGGCCCGGCGAGCAGATCCCGACCGACGGTGTCGTCGTCGACGGGCAGTCGGCCGTCGACGAATCGATGGTGACGGGCGAGTCCGTCCCCGTCGAGAAGGGCGAGGGCGACGAGGTTGTCGGCTCGACGATCAACGAGAACGGCGTGCTCGTCGTCGAGGCCACGAAGGTCGGTGAAGACACCGCCCTGCAGCAGATCGTCCAAACGGTCAAAGAGGCCCAGTCCCGCCAGCCTGACATCCAGAACCTCGCAGATCGCATCAGCGCGTACTTCGTCCCCGCAGTCATTGTGAATGCTGTGCTGTGGAGCGTGGTCTGGTTCCTGTTCCCGGAGGCACTGGCAGGCTTCGTCGACTGGCTCCCGCTGTGGGGGCAGGTCGCCGGGGGGCCGGCTGCTGCGGGCGGAACCGTCTCGGTGTTCGAGTTCGCCATCATCGTGTTCGCGTCGGCAGTCCTCATCGCGTGTCCCTGCGCGCTGGGGCTGGCGACGCCCGCGGCGACGATGGTCGGGACCACGATAGGCGCACAGAACGGCGTCCTGTTCAAGGGTGGCGACATTCTCGAGCGCGCCAAGGACGTCGACACCGTAGTCTTCGACAAGACCGGCACGCTCACCGAGGGTGAGATGGAGCTGACTGATGTCGTCGTCTTCGACGGAGATGGCCAACCTGTCACCGATGGTGGGGATCCTGCTGCCGATGGCGGCCAGCTGTCCGCTCGGGATCGACTCAGTGAGGACGACGTGTTGCGGCTCGCGGCTAATGCCGAAAGCGGCAGCGAACACCCACTTGCCCGCGCCATCGTCGAGGGAGCCGAAGACCGCGGGTTAGACGTCACCGGCCCGGAGGACTTCGAAAACGTCCCCGGTCACGGGATCCGTGCCACCGTCGGCGGGAGCGAGGTATTGGTCGGTAACCGCAAACTCCTCCGCGACAACGACATCGACCCCACGCCCGCTGCGGAAACGATGGAGCGCCTCGAGAACGAGGGCAAGACCGCGATGCTGATCGCCGTCGACGGTGAGCTGGTGGGTGTCGTCGCCGACGCCGACACGGTCAAAGAAACCGCGAAGGACGCGGTCAACGCGCTCCAAGAGCGCAATGTCGACGTGATGATGATCACGGGCGACAACGAACGGACCGCTCGCGCGGTCGCGAAGCAGGTCGGCATCGACCCCGCCAACGTTCGTGCGGAGGTACTCCCAGAGGACAAATCCGACGCCGTCGAGTCCATTCAGGCCGAGGGGCGGCAGGCGATGATGGTCGGTGACGGCGTCAACGACGCTCCCGCACTCGCCGTCGCACACGTGGGTACGGCGATCGGGAGCGGGACGGACGTCGCCATCGAGGCGGCTGACGTGACGCTGATGCGGGACGATCCGCTGGACGTGGTGAAAGCGATCCGCATCTCCGACGCGACGCTACAGAAGATCAAGCAGAACCTCGTCTGGGCGCTGGGCTATAACACCTCGATGATCCCACTGGCATCTCTCGGACTGCTCCAGCCGGTTCTGGCTGCGGCGGCGATGGCGTTCTCCAGCATCTCGGTGCTGTCGAACAGCCTGCTGTTCCGTCGGTACACGCCCGACCACGATTACGAACTGTTGGGGAAGCTCCGGTAA
- a CDS encoding heavy-metal-associated domain-containing protein yields MSQTITVEGMSCGHCEQTVEDALQEVSGVTDASADHESGQADVDGDADVTALVQAIEDAGYTAHA; encoded by the coding sequence ATGAGCCAGACCATCACCGTCGAAGGGATGAGTTGTGGGCACTGTGAACAGACTGTCGAAGATGCGCTTCAGGAGGTTAGCGGCGTAACTGATGCGAGCGCCGATCACGAGTCCGGACAGGCGGACGTTGACGGCGACGCTGATGTCACGGCACTCGTCCAGGCCATCGAAGACGCTGGATATACGGCACACGCCTGA
- a CDS encoding AsnC family transcriptional regulator: MRNLDETDLEILSLLAENARRPFSDIGEEVGLSGPAVSDRVKRLQEADVINNFTIDVNRAHLRAGVPVFIQAEIGPGVLEAARTQVRESDGVEHVFTTSEGDLWFYARVEAQNIRRWVNGLFDEIEITEYTVTLVDDIEWTPSVDGVEFALTCAECNNTVDNEGETTRIDGEIYHFCCPSCLARFEDRYQRLKEGA, from the coding sequence ATGCGCAACTTGGATGAAACCGACCTGGAAATTCTCTCGTTACTGGCTGAAAATGCTCGCCGCCCATTCAGCGATATTGGTGAGGAGGTCGGTCTTTCGGGGCCTGCCGTTTCCGATCGAGTCAAACGATTACAGGAGGCGGATGTCATCAACAACTTCACGATCGATGTCAATCGAGCCCATCTCCGGGCCGGTGTTCCAGTGTTTATCCAAGCCGAGATCGGCCCGGGAGTACTGGAGGCAGCCCGTACCCAGGTTCGCGAGTCAGACGGCGTCGAACACGTCTTTACGACATCTGAGGGAGACCTTTGGTTCTACGCTCGCGTCGAAGCACAGAACATTCGTCGGTGGGTGAATGGACTCTTCGACGAGATCGAGATAACGGAGTATACAGTCACACTCGTCGACGACATCGAATGGACGCCATCTGTCGATGGCGTCGAATTCGCTCTTACGTGTGCTGAGTGTAACAATACCGTCGATAATGAGGGGGAGACGACGCGAATCGATGGCGAGATCTACCACTTCTGCTGTCCATCCTGTCTTGCACGGTTTGAGGATCGATACCAGCGATTAAAAGAAGGCGCATAA
- a CDS encoding heavy metal translocating P-type ATPase has product MFRRRFWVSLVLSIPVIVFSEFIQDVFGYTAPSFPGSVWITPVLAVIVFAYGGVPFLSMARTELKTREPGMMMLISLAISVAFVYSVASLFLPGTTPFFWELVTLIDIMLLGHWIEMRSVRAASGALDELAKLMPDTAERITESGDTEEVPVSKLGEDDVVLVRPGASVPADGEVVEGESSVDESMITGESRPVGKEPGSEVVAGTVNQDGSLRIKITKTGEETTLAGIMRLVDEAQKSKSRTQLLADKAAGWLFYVALGVAAITAVAWVVATGYNITVLERVVTVLVIACPHALGLAVPLVVAINTSTAAKNGMLIRDRIAMEESRNLDTVMFDKTGTLTKGEQGVVGVETASDWSEERAFEVAAGVEGDSEHMIARAIRDAAQERDIQRASVSNFENFRGLGVRATVDGETVHIGGPNLIEKFGIERSDDIAAFAEEAGSNAETVIYLVHDESEVVAAFALADVIREESRQAIEALHAMDIEVAMLTGDSEDVARAVSEELGIDQYFAEVLPEEKDTKVEQLQSEGKLVAMVGDGVNDAPALTRADVGIAIGSGTDVAIESGDIILVDNNPLDVVRLIRLSKASYRKMQENLVWATGYNVFALPLAAGILAPIGILLSPAIGAVFMSLSTIIVAINARRLRNINLSVAA; this is encoded by the coding sequence ATGTTTCGGCGGCGGTTCTGGGTGTCGCTCGTCCTCTCGATTCCGGTCATCGTCTTCAGCGAATTCATTCAGGACGTCTTTGGGTACACTGCGCCGTCGTTCCCCGGCAGCGTCTGGATTACGCCGGTCCTCGCGGTGATCGTCTTCGCGTACGGTGGCGTGCCGTTCCTCTCGATGGCACGCACCGAACTGAAGACCCGCGAGCCAGGGATGATGATGCTCATCTCGCTAGCCATCTCGGTCGCGTTCGTCTACTCGGTTGCGAGCCTCTTCCTCCCGGGAACGACGCCCTTTTTCTGGGAACTCGTCACGCTGATTGACATCATGCTCCTCGGGCACTGGATCGAGATGCGGTCGGTCCGGGCGGCCTCGGGGGCGCTGGACGAACTAGCGAAGCTCATGCCCGATACTGCCGAGCGTATCACCGAGAGTGGGGATACCGAGGAAGTACCCGTTTCCAAACTCGGCGAGGACGATGTCGTGCTCGTCCGTCCCGGTGCTTCGGTTCCCGCCGACGGCGAAGTCGTTGAGGGCGAATCATCAGTCGACGAATCGATGATTACGGGCGAATCCAGGCCGGTGGGCAAGGAACCTGGATCAGAAGTGGTCGCCGGGACGGTCAACCAGGACGGGAGCCTCCGCATCAAGATCACGAAGACGGGCGAGGAGACGACGTTAGCGGGCATCATGCGGCTCGTTGATGAAGCCCAGAAATCGAAATCTCGAACCCAGTTGCTCGCCGACAAGGCAGCTGGCTGGCTATTCTACGTGGCACTCGGCGTCGCGGCGATTACGGCCGTCGCGTGGGTCGTCGCCACCGGGTACAACATCACCGTCCTCGAGCGTGTCGTGACGGTCCTGGTCATCGCGTGTCCCCACGCACTCGGCCTGGCCGTCCCGCTCGTGGTAGCGATCAACACCTCAACCGCTGCCAAGAACGGGATGCTCATCCGCGACCGCATTGCCATGGAGGAATCCCGTAATCTGGACACGGTGATGTTCGACAAGACCGGGACACTCACGAAGGGCGAACAGGGCGTCGTCGGTGTCGAGACGGCAAGTGACTGGAGTGAAGAGAGAGCGTTCGAAGTCGCCGCTGGTGTCGAGGGTGACTCCGAGCACATGATCGCGCGTGCCATCCGGGACGCCGCCCAGGAACGGGACATCCAGCGAGCGAGCGTTTCGAACTTCGAGAATTTCCGCGGTCTCGGCGTCAGAGCCACTGTGGACGGCGAGACGGTTCATATCGGTGGACCGAACCTGATTGAGAAATTCGGTATCGAACGATCTGACGACATCGCTGCCTTCGCGGAGGAAGCTGGCTCGAACGCAGAGACGGTTATCTACCTGGTTCACGACGAATCCGAAGTTGTCGCAGCATTCGCGCTGGCGGACGTTATTCGGGAAGAAAGCAGGCAGGCCATCGAGGCACTACATGCGATGGACATCGAGGTGGCGATGCTGACCGGTGACTCCGAGGACGTCGCACGGGCTGTCTCGGAGGAACTCGGCATCGACCAGTACTTCGCGGAGGTCCTCCCCGAGGAGAAGGACACGAAGGTCGAACAACTCCAATCAGAGGGGAAGCTGGTCGCGATGGTCGGCGACGGCGTCAACGACGCCCCCGCGCTCACCCGCGCCGACGTCGGCATCGCCATCGGTTCCGGAACGGACGTCGCCATCGAGTCGGGCGACATCATCCTCGTCGACAACAACCCCCTGGATGTCGTCCGCCTCATCAGGCTGTCGAAGGCGAGCTACCGGAAGATGCAGGAGAACCTCGTCTGGGCGACCGGATACAACGTATTCGCGCTCCCGCTGGCAGCGGGGATACTTGCGCCCATCGGCATCCTCCTTTCACCGGCGATCGGCGCCGTGTTCATGTCGCTGTCGACGATCATCGTCGCGATTAATGCGCGCAGACTGCGGAATATCAATCTCTCGGTGGCTGCGTAA